The sequence below is a genomic window from Liolophura sinensis isolate JHLJ2023 chromosome 2, CUHK_Ljap_v2, whole genome shotgun sequence.
AGGGCATTactgtgaaaataaatacaaatgaatattCAGTTGTACACATTAGGTCCTGGAACAGTAACGTTTGTGTAACTTTAGGGGGCGTCCTTGGTCGAAGTAATTAATGTAATGAAcgactgcttggggtttacttAACAATATTGCAGAAGGCAAGTAAAGCACAcctcccgagccattatactgatacgggtcaaccagtcattgtactaaccccttcatgctgaacattaagcgaagaagttacatcTTCctgtttttaaagtcttaggtgtaactcaaCACAGGATTGATCCTAGATCTACTGCCTCCTGAAGCGGactctctaccaactgagctatcggggtaGGTCGACGAGActggagcctctcatcaatgcgttCGTTGGAGTAAgatcaagcccagctcatgatggctttctcCCCGGccaaacgtgggaaggtcttgcaacagCCTGCGGTTGGTCGCGGATTCTGATAATGAGCAGTGGATATTTTCATTACAAAACACCGCAAATTTTATGGATTGTTGGTATGAATGTGTAACACGATCGGCTCCTCAGCCAACACccattacccccccccccccccccccgctcccAGTTATAAGACATCGTAACAATATGCAGCCCTCTCAAACTGGTTTGCCATATTTCAACGCAACTTGGCCTGTTAACAGCTTGTATACAGGCGAATGCTTATGACAGCCTGTAGTCAAATAGAGGTTGGACGCAGTTGTAAGTAACAGCTCTGTATTCCGGGAGGACGACATTGTTGTTGTCAAAAatggctgattttttttatttgggaCCTTGGTGTGTGCCAGTCGTTCCATGGGGCTGATTTAGAGTCAGTGACAACGGGTCTATGTGGCCgatgtggttagcatgccagcgagGGGCAATGACCCCAGAAGCCGTCAGCCTTCGTTGTATAAAGAAAACTTTATGTATTATAAAGTCAGGAGGGCGTAAAAACcaagtaattaaatatatttgcagTATCGCCTATACAGTAAATTTACAGATTTAGTTTATACAGTTTCTCATAAAAAAGTTTAGTTCCTTATAATCTGAATAAAAACACtcactttgatttttagagatctttttctttaataataatatgtaataatatatttttggcGGCAGTCCAGGCCCCAAATCGACGTTTCATGTCAAAATATTGTCGTGTTGTTGCCTTTTTACAGCAAAAAATTATTGTCGAGTTAATGCGATTTTGCAAACGTTACAAGGCAACATTTCAACTGAACAACATTGTTACAAATGTACCAAGagatatttaatttaaatgacGCCTTCCTCTCTGCAAAATGCGCATGCGCAGGGTAGATCAGCACTCTCCACGCAAAACAAAACTCAACCAAATCCACACAATATCACCGAATCTCCCTGCCGTACAGAAATCTGGTGCTAGACGGAGGTATTTTACAAATAAAGTGTCGTGATgtgaacatgtttgttttattggcaAAGGAAAGGGAAAGTCGGcatttccattttaaaatgtttatgtacTTTTTTAGAACCAAAGAGCCACAAAGGAACGATGGCATGGTGCGTGCCCAGTGAATGAACCAAACATGGGAAAAGAagtcattttgaatatttcaaacGCTGTGGCAAAcgcaatttatgcattttttttttcggttttacGACCTATGGACAAAAAAGCTACAAAGCGACCTAGGTGTGGTGTTTTTGACTTGACATGCGGCTGCGTAGCGTAGAGCCGAAGTGGGCGCAGTGTCAAGAATGGTGTAGTGCAGAGATGGACGCACTACAAAAAGCTCGCCATGGTCTCTTGTAACCTAATATACCCAGGTAACATCGTGCTGACAGGCGGGTGAAATATGAATCCAGACcatttacctgttgtgttacccgaaagaaaaaaaaaacttcaagaaTCACTTCTGTAATTTGAAACACAACAAAAGTACGGAAGTCAGTTGGTATCACCTCATTTCCaatttcgttttggttaacgtgcAAGTATTGCGGCGATATCGTCTGGGGCCCATTTCGCACAACCTGTAAGGCGTTACATCCAACAGATGCAACTGCCATATCTGAAGTTACACTGCCTGCATAGCTGGCTATCTTCGTAACTACGTACACACACCACTGTACACATAACTCGCAAAGCCGGTCTCGTGTAGACAAAAAACCTGATTTTAATATGGTGTCCACTGACCTCTGTACGTGCAGGCTGCTTTATAGTCCAGTGTTTAACCGAATGAGAAAAAGTCAACTGACTCCTGTACATGCGGGCTGCTTTATACCCCAGTGTTCAACCGAAGGAGAAAAAGTCAACTGACTCCTGTAGAAACGGGGTGCTTTATACCCTAGTGTTTGACCGAAGGAGATATAGTGGGTGTTTTAATGTGTTAACGATCATATGAAACATTTTCTGTCGACAACTGGACTGGTACATTAACCAAACTTAATTTGCATTTGTAGTTTCGTTGGCTGCTATTACGTGTTCTTTCCATTTTCAAGAGTACACGATCAAATCTGATGTTGAGTTTAGGTAGATATGTAGACATTTGTATGTAGCGAGAAATATCCATTTTTGAATCTGCACTATCCATTGGCAAACAATGTTCAAGTCTATGAGTCAAAATGGACATTCGAACAAAAGCCATTGTTGTTGTTCCAAATTCTATCCCGCTGTTAGGCGCAGGCCTTgagtacatataaatattaaatagagatgacctttcaaacagcatcgagtgtgtcacgcaacacgcCGAccggtacgtttacctccccgagTAGTGCCATTTCATGCTGTTCATGTCTACAAATATTTTGTagacatgaaaatattttgtaaatatattgttttggaaatggatcttccgattatcgacttggaacgccctttacggactacgaatggtctCAACTCATTCTGGATTAGTTAGATGTTATATGTGATCTTCCTGCGGAGGATCTTTCTCGGTACTTTTCCCTGTTTCCTCACATCATGACGATGACaggcgtcgtataaatgaattgtttacttgagtacagtataaaaagccaatgaaataaatgcttaaataaaaaataattaataaattaccAATTAAAATATGGGACGGAAACCAATCTTCTGTTAATCTATGGTATGAAATGTACGCATTCTAGTGAATGACAACTTGGGAAAATGTGGGAGTtaaactttgggtgtggcttactggatTGGATTGCTGTGGATTGTGGGCGTGGTTAGCTTCCTGTGGCCGTGGTTAAATGTCTGTTGTCCATCGGTGAGTGGCGTCGTTTGTTCTAcatctttttctcttttcttgtTCGGCGGAAGCAGTGAGTCCGGAGGTTTTTATACCGTGATCTGAAGGGTTAGCATGCTGAACATAACATGCAATGAaaaatcattggttttttacATACTTTACTCGTGTACATCGTTTATACAGTGAGCAAAACTAGACTAGAAAAGTTCCAATATTTGAAATGGCTGAAACCTCACAATTAGAACTTTGAAACCAAAATAGCCTGACACGTGGTAATAGACGGCAGATTGTTTAGTGTGGAGTTTTATCTAAGTATCAGGGTCttaattgtatatgtatgttattgCAAAATGACAGTTTTGACgtatttttatgttatattagaaagtaacaTCAAACCCAGGGCGTCAGATATAACGCCTTGAGTTGCCACATTATGCTCTTGTTTGTCAATAGTCCTACGCACTAAACAAATAATCTGATAAATGCAGCAGAAACTCTGTTATCTGGgtgaaaggtctgccagcagcttgcggatggttgttggtttccaccgggctctgtccggtgtcctcccaccataatgccggccgccgtcatataattgaaaatattcttgagtacggcgtaaaaaaccaattaTATCTGAGGTTTTAAAATTAGTATTTCCTAGGTTTGCGaaccagtataatgtgatggCCGTATACTGGGCGGATCAGCGTGATTTTCAATTGTTTCTGACCTTTATTAGTTTTACTGCAGTTTTACACAGCGGTCAAGAAAGAGAATTTACATTGGACGATATATGGTGGCGAAAAGTGATGTCCCTGATAGAAATTGGCATTAAAAACTCGAACAACCCTTCAGCAAGATCGAGATTAGAACATGCGACCCCACTGATTGAAAGACTATGAACAACGCTTTAGAAGACAAACCCTGCAATCGGCATTTTCACGTCGACAGGTAtggtgtcgttgttgttgttctacgTCAGTCTCGCATTGAAGGTCttaggagttcaaatccaacttcAGCATGCTTGCCTGTGCCTCTGTTTTaagaagaagtacatgtacatcacgtgCATTTGTATACACTTTGTCGTAGGGCTCTGACTTCCTCCACTTCTAGAAAAAATGAGCTTTCAGTATAAGTTTGACTGTTTCCCTTAGGGACGTTTGGAAAGCATTTCTCAGAACAAATTTTACATCAAACAGAGGgcacatgattttttttttttttttttttttgttttcagctgaCTTTGTCAAGATGGAAACTGAACAACTATAACAGTTAACTGAGAGTATTTCCTCTTTCGTATTTATGTATACAGGAAAATGCAACTGCCAAAGTCAGCGGCAAGGACCATCCAAATGACAGTCCGTATTCGTAAATTTTTAAGGTTCACTAAATAATACGTGGCCGGACTGTCAACTTAGCGTTGAACATTATCCTGGAAATTAgtattttccttggtttcctcGCTGGCAAATAGCTCTGGatatgtaaatacagaaatacatttcCCTCTTTTCGTGTCATTTTACATAGAGTATTTATTCTGGAAATATTTATTGGTGTACTCAAGTCCACATGACAGTAGCCATATTTACTATCATCAGCTGTGAAGGATtctcgtcatttgtactccattttctctACGcggcactttgtgagcttgtatTTCGCCACTTGCTTATTTTGTAGACATTATCTGGAGATTGTATGCCTCATTATCCCTTGGTGCGTTTATGTACGTTTTATCCCACGGGCAGTTGGGGGTCGACCATCGTCATTGTGCGTACCTACTATAGCTTGTCACTTATCGCGCTGTCTTGCTTCGATTGGAGGATTCCTCTTAACTagggattctatatttacgtggactgactcgaCTATGGAAGCCGAGATATTCCATCTGGATTTGGAcactgtcatcagtaagagactatatattttttgtaattatttgtattattttgtatattaatGTTACTTGTgatatttgtctgttttctgCAAATATAAGTATTGTACTTGTTCAAGCgtgttcgtgtttctttgtttgatcgtGTGTAATGCTGttgctgatctgagagttgaacaagctagttgtttctcatctttactttCCGATAGTGGTACAGCAGAGATATCTTGATTAATTTTGAGTGTATTGAGCAATATTCTGGTAATTGATCTTAATGATTTGCATCGCTTTCCTCCCCGGCGAGCTTTATTAGAGACGtaaatatacaaagaaaaaaatggcacAGAAGGTAATGTTTTATACACAACATAAGTCCCAAAATGTGTACTTGAATAACCTAGATTGATGTTATTATCACGTGTCctgtttacaaaatgaaaattgacGGGTACATTCGAATTACGTCCTGCAGGTGTAACCTTtgcgagctgtcagagcttcgccatttagttcagtgttcaaAAAAGCTACAAGGGTGACAACAAGCACATCGGCTTTCTCTATGACATGGTTTGCTTTCTTGCGTATGGTCGTAAAAACAGCTCGTCCCTTTGAAGGAGTTTGTCCCCACCAAAAACAGCCGCATATGCTCTCGCCATTACACATCACAAAGCTACGAGGAATACAGCTGAAATTCCAACGTGGCACTGTACACAGTAGAAATAATATATTAGCCGAACTGAAAACAGATAGATAGTAAAAATCTATACACCGACGTCCACATTGCACGTGTATTTATATTGGACAAAACTGTATGCCCCTATAAGCGTGAGTTATTCGGGGTGCCGACAATACCTTGTACCCCTCCTTGTTATCGCATATAGGTAGTTATTTAGAATTCCTTGGGGAAAAGAATGATATTTATAGTGAAGCTATCGGAGGGAATgaatggtaaataaatattaaatcttaagacAAACACACGGAATGTGCGTACTTACATTATGTGTAGATCATTTCATTCTGTCTGGTTTATACCCTAATTCTGTAACAATGTAACCAATATTAATCCCTTTATTGTAATAGAAAGTCTATTATCGGGTGCACACATCATCCAGGGTTAAGTATGGCAGCGGTCATTCGTCTACGCGTATCAGTAGTATATGTAAACCATCCTTCGACTGGATAACCTCAAGTTCAGTAAACGTTATGCACCCAGTGCCTTAATTTTTATCTTCCTATTATATTTTGCACTCCGCATTCCgcacagtggtggttgaaaaagaATTAGAGAATCTATATCAGAGACAACCTTAACACAGGGTGACATATCaatgggctacatgtacatcaccccTAAAACCTGAACACAGGGTGTCCTATCaatgggctacatgtacatcaccccTAAAACCTGAACACAGGGTGTCATATCAATGggctacatgtatctctcacatgaccatacaaaatatatacatacatataatacacaCCGAGCTCTGCCCTATTTttttcccaacataatgctcGTCGCcgtcataaaatgaaatattcttgagtacggtgtaaaacaccaatccaataaataaataaaataaatcaaaatcggATATATAACGACAATGGTTGGCGCAGTTGtttggcgcgctagcgcatcgtaatgaccaGGAGCTTCTCATCAAAGCGgtctttgtgagttcaagttatatttgtgttaatgCGCTACGCTTAATTAGGCGTGTGCGTGCGCGCTCTAGCGTAGGTGTTGTATGTTAGCCTCCTGTATTCATGAAATGTGACAATACTGAGAGAGAGTTTGTTTGtttaagtataaatatatatatttaatactatTTCTGTATCTGACTTCTCCAGATGTGTATGTAATGCTGTTATGGAGTTTCGCAggggagttacctcccttgaaataTCGGCCGCCTCGATTAGCAtcaacatgtacttgtggtTAAAACAAGGCTCAGTACTCGAAATTGCTGATAACAACCGATATTTTACAAGGCTATATGATATGAATACCTCGTATATTTAAACCTACATTCATAAATTAGTTTAAATGGCGACTTTATTCCATGAACTCGTTTGCGCCAAGGTAATAAGTGATATTTCTGGCTATTCTGATCAACGGGCTCACATTTTTAAaggtaaattaataaatatttaatctgATCCATTTAAAGggaaatctttaaaaaatttcttctaaaatgtaatttaaacatTCGGTGGCGTCTTTAGTCCATGTGTAAGTGTTGTGAGGTTAAGTCATTTAGACGTAGGACtcttggcggcatggattcgccgAAAAAAGGTCAATGTAAGCACACAACAAATGACTTCTGgtagtcatatgacttaaaactTGTTAAGCACGACATTTACacaaagtcaaataaaaaatatcgcTCAGCATATTTAAAAGTTGTAGCTGTCAAGTTGACATTTTTCGATCACAAGCCGAACCCTCACGTACGCTTGTTAAAGTTTCAGTAATTCTCCAGACTGAATTTTGTcaagtaatatatttataatgcaCATAATAGTATTGCATTTGCCGAATTTAATAACGGAATATTTACTTTCGCAGGCCTAGCGACAGTAGCTATGATACTTGTAACTATGGTTGGAGGTGCCGTTTACAACTGTGTAAGGCTCTGTGTGTGAGTATGGAACTCCCGTTTGTGAACTAGGCGGTAATCTCAACGGTGGTTTaaggacaaagaaaacactaccAATAATGTGTCATATAAAAGAACATTAAACATTGTCGATGAAAACAATTGGATATTTTTAGAATGGTTTTTCAACCCACAAAAATGTAATGGAAAGTTTGGGTTCTTTTCTGATCTAATTTGTCTCTAATGAGACCAGTCACGTCAAACAAAGTTTTACCATCTATCTCACATTCATGTAGCCTACTAGATTTCTGCATTCTaattgaatatacatgtaaatctataaaagttttaaaagacTGTTTCttggttggaaaaaaaaatgtatcaagCCATTTTTCCTCACAATGCCTAGTGATCTGTCATCTGTTATTTACTTCAATTTAGAGTATTCTTTAACTCGAAGGGACTACCATACATCTCCCACTACTATGTTTCTGGTGCTGGTTTGGACAGTTGCACGGAGGGCATGTTTGGTGTCATACAGAAAACGTGGAGTTTTTTGTTAGATCAACTAAGCCAACTAATATCAGAGATAAGTATACGGTTAAAAGAATGGATTATTCGCGCTGATATTTGTCGATGTGAATGTATAAGATGTACATCTGTTTACGAGATGTCAAGATAACTGACAAAATACACCAGCACAGGATAATAGATGAAGTTCCCAAATTACAGTTTAGGAAGTCgaacaacaaaacaatacaagtaAAATTCTCAACGACCAGTTTCATAAACGAAATTCGCATCTTTAccatttgaaaatatacatatatttctttcgTAAAAGACAGTTGCCTATCAGTAGACGTAGTCAAGTTTTGGGCGATGGGGGAAAACCGCGCTTCCGTAAACCTACAGTGTATGATGAATAAAACTTCatatgaatattgatttcattgatttatatatacatacacacacacacacacacatatatatatatatatatatatatatatatatatatatatatatatatatatatatgtatttctatatatatgCGCTTTCATTTATATGCACTCATAACCATCAAAACCACAATTATAAAGGGTTATAGACAGACTGCCAATCTTAAGAAACTTCTAACAAAGGATCGGTTTACTACCGACCTAACAGAAACCAGTTATACAACTTCTACGCGTGGAGACCAACAATGGAAATGCTGTTAACATTTAATAACCAGcagtcatttttttcatatgaGCAATTTTACCTTCCGTATTAAGGCTAATACGAGCTGTAATTCCAAAAATCTACTGTATGTCTTAATCTTCTCCAATTGTAACAAAATTCATTAAGGAATCGATGAAGGGTACATGGGCAACAAATTAACACGcaagtttacagattttacctGTAATCAAACATGTCGCATTATGCACCCGTAATATACACAGCGGACCCAAGTTCCACATAATGCCCTTTCTTTAAATTATCGGTGAAATGAAAGTCAAACCAGAGGGATCAAAGAACATCTCCGATAATCTCTCCGAATGGATAATCCTCTGAGCAAGTTGGAACTTTATTATactatatgtaatttgtaactagGACTGATCGCCATGGCTTAAGCTACCTGAGTGTATATATAGCTGGCTCAGGAtatattgaaatgaaaaaaacctCTGAAGAACCGTCATGATGCGGTGAAACTAGTAAGCTAAATCAAcacttgtatatttgtatatatatatatatatatatatatatatatatgttaattacAGGATTACCTGAGATAATGATATTTTCACGAAGGTTGTAATGAATGATATTTAATGAACATAacatattttttcataatttataacaaaaaggtactataaaaagATGTGGTATATGTCTGGTACATTGTGAATACTCAAAGATATATACTAAATTGTAATGGCATGCTTGAATAATGGCTCGTGATATGGTTTATATTGGTAACTAGGCTAGATTGTCTActtctgtaaaataaattttaaaaaaaaacgtgacaaaacttcacaaaacaacacagcttTTGCCACGTTGTTAAAAAACCTCGGCAAGAAAGGTAGGAAATaagcaagaaacaaaatatcataAATTCACAACgtattatgtaaaaaaaaaatacatttgacgAAATATGCGAATTGAATTAGatcacaaatgaaatgaatccTAAAGCGACTCAAAAAACACTTATAGacatattatgtatatataacaggagCAGCCATCGATGCTCATACTAGCAGCAAGCATCGCATATTTCCATATTTCTAACTCCAGACGCAGGTCCCCCACCAGCTGtagtagttggtggctgtgtaaTAGATGTTGGTGTCTGTTTTGAATCAGTTGTTGGCTGGGTCGCTAAAGTTGCTAGTTTTGTTGTAGTAGCTGTTCTCTGTGATGTAGTTGTTGTAGGCTGCAATGATGAAGGCAGTGTTGTCGTTGCCTGTATTGTTGTAGTTTGTGgttctgttgttgtttcttgTGATGAAGATATTGGTTCCTGTGTTGTAGAAGTTAGTTCCTGTGTTATAGCTGTTTGTTCTTGTGTTGCtgtagttggtggctgtgttgtagtagtaggtggctgtgttgttggttcctgtgttgtagtagttggtgACCGTGTTGTAGTAATCAGTgactgtgttgtagtagtttgTGGTTGTGTTGTTGTAGTTTGTGGCTGTGATGTTGGTTCCTGTGTTGTAATAGTCGGTGGTTGAGTTGTAGTAGTGGGTGGCTGTGTGGTTGGTtcctgtgttgtagtagttggtggctgtgCTGTTGGTTCCTGTGTTGTAGTAGCTGGTAGCTGGGTTGTTGGTTCCTGTCTTGCAGTAGTTGGAGGCCGGGTTGTAGTAGTCGGTGGCTGAGTTGTTGGTTCCTGTCTTGCAGTAGTTGGAGGCCGTTTTGTAGTAGTCGGTGGCTGAGTTGTTGGTtcctgtgttgtagtagttggtggctgtgttgtagtaCTCGGTGGCTGTATTTTAGTAGTCGGTAGCTGGGTTGTTGGTTCCTGTGTTGTAGTAATTGTTGGCTGTATTGTAGTAGTCGTTGACTGAGTTGctggtggctgtgttgtagtaCAGGGTGGCTGCGTGTTTGGTCCCTGCCTTGTAGTACTGGGTGGCTGGGTTGTTGGTTattgtgttgtagtagttggaGGCCGTGTTGTTGGTTCCTGTCTTGCtgtagttggtggctgtgttgttggtttctgtgttgtagtagttggtggctgtgttgttgGTTCCTGTCTTGCtgtagttggtggctgtgttgtagtagttggtggctgtgttgttgattcctgtgttgtagtagttggtggctgtgttgttgGTTCCTGTGTTGTggtagttggtggctgtgttgtagtagtcGGTGGCTGAGTTGTTGGTtcctgtgttgtagtagttggtggctgtgttgttgGTTCCCTAGCAGTTGGAGgttgtgttgtagtagttggtggGTGTGTTGTAGAAGTCGGTAGCTGAGTTGTTGATTcttgtgttgtagttgttgttggctgtgttgtagtagtcGATGGCTGTGTTGTTGGTTCCCTAGTAGTTGGAGGTcgtgttgtagttgttggtggctgtgttgtagtagtcAGTAGCTGGGTTGTTCGTccctgtgttgtagtagttgatggttgtgttgtagtagttggtggctgtgttgtagtagtttgtggctgtgttgtagtagttggtggctgtgttgttcGTTCCCTAGTAGTTGGAAGCCGTGTTGTAGAAGTTGGTGGGTGTGTTGTAGAAGTCGCTAGCTGAGTTGTTGATTcttgtgttgtagttgttgttggcTGTATTGTAGTAGTCGGTGGCCGTGTTGTTGGTTCCCTAGTAGTTGGATGtagtgttgtagttgttggtggctgtgttgttaTAGTCAGTAGCTGGGTTGTTCGTccctgtgttgtagtagttggtggttgtgttgtagtagttggaGGTTGTGTTGTTGGTTCCTGAGTTATTGTAGTTGatgcttctgttgtagttgttatggcttctgttgtagttgttggtgccTCTGATGTGGTTGTTGGTGCCTATGTTGTAGTTCTTGGTGCTTCTGTGGTTGTTGTAGGTGCTTCTGTGGACGTTGTTGGTacttctgttgtagttgttggtacTTCTGTGGTAGTTTTTTGTGCTTCCGTGGAGGTTGTTGGTGCTTTTATGGTAGATGTGCTTCTGTTGATGTTGTTGGTGCTTGtgtggtagttgttggtgcGTCTGTGGTAGTTGTTTGTGCTTGTGTAGTAGTTGATGGTGCTTGTGTTGTAGTTATTGGTGCTTGTTTTGTAGTTATTGGTGCTTGTGTCGTATTTGTTGGTGCCTCTGTTTTAGTTGTTGGTGCTTGTGTGGTAGTTTTTGGCGTTTATGCTGTAGTTGTTAAttcttctgttgtagttgttggtggTTCTGTTGTAATTGTTGGTGCGTCTGTGGTGGTTGTTGGCGCTTTTGTAGTTATAGTATTTGCTTCTGCTTCCGTGGttgttgttggtgcttctgttgaagttgttggtgcttctgttgtagttgttggtgtttttgttgtagttggtggtgcttctgttgtagttgttgcaTCTTCTGTAGTAATTGTTGGCTCTTGTGTGGTGGTTGTTGGTGCTTGTGTGGTAGTAGTTGGTGCTTGTGTTGTAGTTATTGGTGCctctgttgtatttttttagTGCCCCTTTGGTAGTGGTTGGTGcttgtgttgtagttgttggtgcttgtGTGGTGGTTGTTCATGCTTTAGCTGTAGTTGTTGGTGCTGAtgtggtagttgttggtgcttgtGTGGTGGTTGTTGATGTTTTAGctgtagttgttggtgcttctgtggtagttgttggtgcttctgttgtagttgttgttgtttctgttgtagttgttggtggttctgttgtagttgttaatccttctgttgtagttgttggctCCACTGTTGtggttgttggtgcttctgtggTAGTTGTTTGCgcatttgttgttgttattggtgCTTTTGTGGTGGTTTTTGGTGCATCTGTATTAGTTGTTGTTGCTTCCGTTGtaatttttgttggttttgtagTGGTTGTTGGTGGTTCTGCTATGACTGTTAATGCTTCCGTGTTTGAGGTCTTT
It includes:
- the LOC135462459 gene encoding probable serine/threonine-protein kinase clkA, with product MQQLQQKHHQLQQKHQQLQQKHQQLQQKHQQQPRKQKSTYNNHRSTKNYNIGTNNHIRGTNNYNRSHNNYNRSINYNNSGTNNTTSNYYNTTTNYYNTGTNNPGTNNTATNYYNTGTNNSATDYYNTATNYHNTGTNNTATNYYNTGINNTATNYYNTATNYSKTGTNNTATNYYNTETNNTATNYSKTGTNNTASNYYNTITNNPATQYYKAGTKHAATLYYNTATTTEYYNTATNYYNTGTNNSATDYYKTASNYCKTGTNNSATDYYNPASNYCKTGTNNPATSYYNTGTNSTATNYYNTGTNHTATHYYNSTTDYYNTGTNITATNYNNTTTNYYNTVTDYYNTVTNYYNTGTNNTATYYYNTATNYSNTRTNSYNTGTNFYNTGTNIFITRNNNRTTNYNNTGNDNTAFIIAAYNNYITENSYYNKTSNFSDPANN